In Candidatus Nealsonbacteria bacterium, the sequence TCACTGTGAAGTAGGAATTATTCCAAGAACTCACGGCTCGGGTCTTTTCTGTCGAGGACAAACAAAATCTCTATCAATTTTAACTTTAGGTGCTCCCGGAGATGTTCAATTATTAGAAGGAATGGAAATTGTAGGAAAAAAACGCTTTATGCATCACTATAATTTCCCACCCTATTCGGTTGGAGAAACAAGACCAATAAGAGGACCCGGTAGAAGAGAAATCGGTCATGGAATGTTGGCAGAAAAAGCTATTTTACCCGTTATTCCTTCTTTCGACCAATTCCCCTATACAACCCGTATTGTTTCTGAAATTTTATCTTCAAATGGTTCAACCAGTATGGCTTCAATATCCAGCTCTTCTTTAGCTTTAATGGATGCGGGAGTACCAATAAAATCTCCTGTAGCCGGAATTGCTTTAGGTTTGATATCTGATAATAAAGGCAATTACAAATTATTAACCGACATCCAGGGTCCCGAAGACCACTATGGCAATATGGATTTCAAAATAGCAGGAACAAAAAAAGGTGTAACTGTAATTCAAATGGATGTTAAAATTGATGGAATTTCAGAAGAAATTTTTAAAAAGTCTTTGGAAAAAGGAAGGATAACCCGATTAGAAATTTTAGAGAATATGGCGAAAGTTTTAGAAAAACCAAGACCAAAACTCTCTCCTTTTGCTCCAAGAATTTTAATTATTCAAATTAATCCAGAAAAAATCAGAAAGGTAATCGGTCCCGGGGGAAAAATCATTAATGAAATAATTGAAGAATGTGGGGTCTCCATTGATATTGAAGAAACTGGTAGGGTTTTTATTACGGCTGAAAAAGAAGAGGCTGGTAAAAAGGCACTTGCCTGGATAAAGAATATTACCAGAGAAGTAAGGGTGGGAGAAGTTTTTCAGGGAAAGGTGAAAAGGATTTTAAATTTTGGAGCTTTTATAGAAATTGTACCGGGGCAAGAAGGTTTATTACATATTTCTCGGTTGGCTCCCCACAGAGTAAAAAGGGTAGAAGATGTTGTTAAAATTGGAGATATTGTTCCTGTCAAAGTAATCTCTATTGACGAACAAGGAAGAATAGATTTATCATTAAATAATAAAAAACACTATAGGGAAAGAAAAAAATCATATGCCAGAAGAAAATAAAAAAGAAGAACTACAGTCTCTTAAAGACAAGTTAAAAGAAGAGATGCCCGGGGAAAAAGAGGAAAGGTTAGAGTTTTTAAAAAGAGAAGAAATAAGAACAATGAAAAAAGATATTGAAAAACTTCGTGAGGTTGAAGCTGAAAAAGAAAAAGAAAGAATTACTACTTTAGAGTCTGGGAAAGAAATAAAGAAAGAAGAAGTTGAAAAAGAAGAAGTTAAGGAAGAAGAAGAAGTTAAAGGAGAAGTAAAAAAGCCGGAACCAGAATACGAACCTCAACCTCAAGGAACACTTATTCCCACCCCTCCTAAAAAAGCTTCTTCTTTAAAAAAGGTTTTGGTTAGAATTGGTTTTGTTCTAATCTTTATTTTTATTCTGGGATTTATTTATTGGTTTTTTGCTCCTGAAATAACAATCTTTAAAGATATCTTTCCCCGTAAAGAAGAACCTGTTACGGAAGAGGAAGAACCTGTTACAGAAGAAGTTGAAGAAGAAGAGGAAGAAGTTGAAATTTCTGTTCCCTCTCCTTTGCTTTCGGTTGAGAAAGTTCTCACTTTTGAAATCTCTGAAAACGAAGAAATCCCTTCAATTATAGAACAATTAATAATTGAAGAATTGCCCCAGAATAGCTTCACTCAAATTGTAATTAAAAATGAAAAAGAAAATCAGCTGGCAGATTTAGAAGATAT encodes:
- a CDS encoding polyribonucleotide nucleotidyltransferase yields the protein MVSKKFKLEIGKRELVADIKNLAEQSNGSVFLQYGDTLVLATAVMSDYEKEELSFFPLTVNYEERFYAAGKIKGPRYIKRETRPSDEAICNARLIDRSIRPLFPKNLNREVQVVITVLSWDGQNEPDILGLLASSLALGISDIPWKGPLATVRVGQIEDKFILNPTYEEREKSKIDIVFTCIEKEDVLINMIEGNFDEINEKLILKAYQFSKPYLKKLINFEKEIFEKIGKEKIPLTIPETEPELEKDIKDFIKDKLENAVYQKKGGKNGMAQLKEELSVFCQENYPEKISYAGKFFEKEIEKIIHKNILYNEKRPDGRKLDEIRELHCEVGIIPRTHGSGLFCRGQTKSLSILTLGAPGDVQLLEGMEIVGKKRFMHHYNFPPYSVGETRPIRGPGRREIGHGMLAEKAILPVIPSFDQFPYTTRIVSEILSSNGSTSMASISSSSLALMDAGVPIKSPVAGIALGLISDNKGNYKLLTDIQGPEDHYGNMDFKIAGTKKGVTVIQMDVKIDGISEEIFKKSLEKGRITRLEILENMAKVLEKPRPKLSPFAPRILIIQINPEKIRKVIGPGGKIINEIIEECGVSIDIEETGRVFITAEKEEAGKKALAWIKNITREVRVGEVFQGKVKRILNFGAFIEIVPGQEGLLHISRLAPHRVKRVEDVVKIGDIVPVKVISIDEQGRIDLSLNNKKHYRERKKSYARRK